A genomic window from Betta splendens chromosome 24, fBetSpl5.4, whole genome shotgun sequence includes:
- the slc35f6 gene encoding solute carrier family 35 member F6 has translation MAWTKYQLFLAGLMLTTGSINTLSAKWADMFSARGCHSDPEHAFSHPFVQAVGMFLGEFCCLAVFYILLCYDRRSPEPRMNQGQSFNPLLFLPPALCDMTATSIMYVALNMTSASSFQMLRGAVIIFTGLLSVAFLGRRLERSQWLGIMITILGLVVVGLADFFSGHKDDSRKITDIITGDLLIIMAQIIAAVQMVLEEKFVYKHDVHPLRAVGTEGLFGFFILSLLLIPMYFIYVGNFSDNPRHVLEDALDAFCQIGHRPLILLALLGNTVSIAFFNFAGISVTKEISATTRMVLDSLRTLVIWVVSLALGWEQFHGLQVLGFIVLLLGTALYNGLHRPLLARVPCCAGLLGAEDGGPAEQERLLGDGRVQAGDDG, from the exons ATGGCGTGGACCAAATACCAGCTGTTCCTTGCGGGGCTTATGCTCACAACTGGCTCCATCAACACTTTATCGGCGAA ATGGGCTGATATGTTCTCGGCCAGGGGTTGCCATAGCGACCCTGAGCACGCCTTCTCTCATCCATTTGTTCAG GCCGTGGGGATGTTCCTGGGGGAGTTCTGCTGCCTCGCCGTCTTCTACATTTTGCTGTGCTACGACCGACGCAGTCCGGAGCCTCGGATGAACCAGGGCCAGAGCTTCaaccctctcctcttcctccccccggCCCTTTGTGACATGACGGCCACCTCCATCATGTATGTGG CTCTCAACATGACCAGCGCCTCCAGCTTCCAGATGCTGCGTGGAGCCGTCATCATCTTCACCGGCCTGCTCTCTGTGGCTTTTCTGGGCCGTCGCCTGGAAAGGAGCCAGTGGCTTGGCATCATGATCACCATCCTGGGCCTGGTGGTCGTGGGCCTCGCGGACTTCTTCAGCGGCCACAAAGATGATTCGCGCAAAATTACTGACATCATCACCG GAGACCTTCTGATCATCATGGCCCAGATCATCGCTGCCGTGCAGATGGTTCTGGAGGAAAAGTTTGTCTACAAACACGACGTCCATCCTCTGCGGGCCGTTGGtactgaag GGTTGTTCGGCTTCTTCATCCTGTCGCTGCTGCTCATCCCCATGTATTTCATCTACGTGGGCAACTTCAGCGACAACCCGCGCCACGTGCTGGAGGACGCGCTGGACGCCTTCTGTCAGATCGGCCACCGGCCCCTCAtcctgctggcgctgctgggGAACACCGTCAGCATCGCCTTCTTCAACTTCGCCGGCATCAGCGTCACCAAGGAGATCAGCGCCACCACGCGCATGGTGCTGGACAGCCTGCGCACGCTGGTCATCTGGGTGGTGAGCCTGGCGCTGGGCTGGGAGCAGTTCCACGGCCTGCAGGTGCTGGGCTTcatcgtgctgctgctgggcacgGCGCTGTACAACGGGCTgcaccgccccctgctggccaggGTGCCGTGCTGCGCCGGGCTGCTGGGCGCGGAGGACGGCGGCCCCGcggagcaggagaggctgctgGGCGACGGCAGGGTGCAGGCCGGGGACGACGGCTAA
- the hlx1 gene encoding H2.0-like homeobox protein isoform X1: protein MYTAGLNPFYASNFSLWSAYCAGGFAVDTMKKPSFCIADILQAGDAENLSGSSALMVHMGHHHHHHHHGRAQQGHPGGSPLRPSPVAPEPSVYGSRLSPASPYHRHGLQLTSVSRTAFNSQQAPPPSSKDLKFGIDRILSTDFDPKVKEKSSLRDLTSIVSSSRQSGIHVPVQPPASQYFSSIDPGMGDASSMMGSLGSSSRQSGQHQFQDSFPGPYAVLTKDTMPQTYKRKRSWSRAVFSNLQRKGLEKRFEIQKYVTKPDRKQLAAMLGLTDAQVKVWFQNRRMKWRHSKEAQAQKDKDGKADKGASESGGRDAKEPLESECESEAASDCESDEAAEEEGCQGHTDVTEHSKTSVITSGGGAEAAAAAETDPPASHVLM from the exons ATGTACACGGCCGGGCTCAACCCGTTTTACGCATCCAACTTCAGCCTGTGGTCCGCGTACTGCGCGGGGGGCTTCGCTGTGGATACGATGAAGAAGCCGTCGTTTTGCATCGCGGACATTTTACAGGCAGGGGATGCGGAGAACCTGTCGGGCTCGTCGGCGCTCATGGTGCACAtgggccaccaccaccaccaccaccaccacgggCGCGCGCAGCAGGGCCACCCCGGCGGCTCCCCGCTGCGCCCGTCCCCCGTTGCGCCGGAGCCGTCCGTGTACGGGTCGCGGCTGAGTCCGGCGTCTCCGTACCACAGACACGGACTACAGCTGACCTCAGTGTCCAGAACTGCATTTAACTCCCAACAAGCTCCCCCGCCCTCCAGCAAAGACCTCAAATTCGGAATTGATCGGATATTGTCGACAGATTTTGACCCCAAAGTCAAAGAGAAGTCGTCGTTAAGAG ATCTCACGTCCATTGTTAGCTCGAGCCGTCAGTCAGGAATCCATGTCCCCGTTCAGCCTCCGGCCAGCCAGTACTTCTCCTCCATAGACCCGGGCATGGGCGACGCGTCCTCCATGATGGGTTCactaggcagcagcagcaggcaatCAGGCCAGCATCAGTTTCAGGACTCCTTCCCAG GTCCATACGCGGTCCTCACCAAAGACACCATGCCCCAGACGTACAAGCGGAAAAGGTCGTGGTCCAGGGCGGTGTTCTCAAACCTGCAGAGAAAGGGCCTCGAGAAGAGATTTGAGATACAGAAGTACGTCACCAAGCcggacaggaagcagctggccGCGATGCTCGGGCTGACGGACGCTCAG GTGAAGGTGTGGTTCCAGAACCGGCGCATGAAGTGGAGACACTCCAAAGAGGCCCAGGCCCAGAAGGACAAGGACGGCAAGGCGGACAAGGGCGCGTCGGAGTCCGGCGGCAGAGACGCGAAGGAGCCGCTGGAGTCGGAGTGCGAGAGCGAGGCCGCCAGCGACTGCGAGTCCGACGAggccgcggaggaggagggctgtCAGGGGCACACGGACGTTACGGAGCACAGCAAGACCAGCGTGATCACGAGCGGCGGAGgcgcggaggcggcggcggccgcagAGACTGACCCGCCGGCCTCGCACGTGCTGATGTGA
- the hlx1 gene encoding H2.0-like homeobox protein isoform X2 produces MYTAGLNPFYASNFSLWSAYCAGGFAVDTMKKPSFCIADILQAGDAENLSGSSALMVHMGHHHHHHHHGRAQQGHPGGSPLRPSPVAPEPSVYGSRLSPASPYHRHGLQLTSVSRTAFNSQQAPPPSSKDLKFGIDRILSTDFDPKVKEKSSLRGPYAVLTKDTMPQTYKRKRSWSRAVFSNLQRKGLEKRFEIQKYVTKPDRKQLAAMLGLTDAQVKVWFQNRRMKWRHSKEAQAQKDKDGKADKGASESGGRDAKEPLESECESEAASDCESDEAAEEEGCQGHTDVTEHSKTSVITSGGGAEAAAAAETDPPASHVLM; encoded by the exons ATGTACACGGCCGGGCTCAACCCGTTTTACGCATCCAACTTCAGCCTGTGGTCCGCGTACTGCGCGGGGGGCTTCGCTGTGGATACGATGAAGAAGCCGTCGTTTTGCATCGCGGACATTTTACAGGCAGGGGATGCGGAGAACCTGTCGGGCTCGTCGGCGCTCATGGTGCACAtgggccaccaccaccaccaccaccaccacgggCGCGCGCAGCAGGGCCACCCCGGCGGCTCCCCGCTGCGCCCGTCCCCCGTTGCGCCGGAGCCGTCCGTGTACGGGTCGCGGCTGAGTCCGGCGTCTCCGTACCACAGACACGGACTACAGCTGACCTCAGTGTCCAGAACTGCATTTAACTCCCAACAAGCTCCCCCGCCCTCCAGCAAAGACCTCAAATTCGGAATTGATCGGATATTGTCGACAGATTTTGACCCCAAAGTCAAAGAGAAGTCGTCGTTAAGAG GTCCATACGCGGTCCTCACCAAAGACACCATGCCCCAGACGTACAAGCGGAAAAGGTCGTGGTCCAGGGCGGTGTTCTCAAACCTGCAGAGAAAGGGCCTCGAGAAGAGATTTGAGATACAGAAGTACGTCACCAAGCcggacaggaagcagctggccGCGATGCTCGGGCTGACGGACGCTCAG GTGAAGGTGTGGTTCCAGAACCGGCGCATGAAGTGGAGACACTCCAAAGAGGCCCAGGCCCAGAAGGACAAGGACGGCAAGGCGGACAAGGGCGCGTCGGAGTCCGGCGGCAGAGACGCGAAGGAGCCGCTGGAGTCGGAGTGCGAGAGCGAGGCCGCCAGCGACTGCGAGTCCGACGAggccgcggaggaggagggctgtCAGGGGCACACGGACGTTACGGAGCACAGCAAGACCAGCGTGATCACGAGCGGCGGAGgcgcggaggcggcggcggccgcagAGACTGACCCGCCGGCCTCGCACGTGCTGATGTGA